A window of the Brassica napus cultivar Da-Ae chromosome C5, Da-Ae, whole genome shotgun sequence genome harbors these coding sequences:
- the LOC106415979 gene encoding uncharacterized protein LOC106415979 isoform X1 produces the protein MDAAATDVPTNLESVEVTSAVKQKRDAEESRDVEGEGESAPPPSKKRRFDEEVNRVAEIVLVLSALRRIRGGKPPTELELELMVEAKSKLVDMCQEFSPKDIIGRDAIGAVIEDLGLNGKLKDQRLGFRAPKLTISEKLSLGKRKMEDAKKNSLVPTTYTSPAHLTPANCVSMGHQWVNSEMKVSGSALNAGGTHFVKDASGIRPQFKPDVHASASQGPAVPGGNYYGNAASWSAQPHPSSSTISFGTPSESKVHVPSSSRVTDPSFIPFMSQPQPGAFPGMKGVTYGQTSSPFGNNHHAEIAKIIHKVLQPRAKQNLLWNPPSREYMSKAMTCQMCQGTINKVETLLICDACEKGYHLKCLQANNIKGVPKSEWHCSRCVQLYSGKSFPPKYGRVMRSATTAKMSSTTAEVQSPKMVGKINLKVNKEATPHSETAKPTVDSATDRTVEAEGAEAGSQTVKAEDAAAISQTVEAEDASLNEGDDTNDESQGSVGNEAECDDPSEQVPHAETPNPPKQDNKEDPSKGVTEGSVSPSGQDKDLKITVEPSSQEENSASQTENLPSQPPPLQPNTDQSQQENNTTPNVEEALQKNVTENPEEN, from the exons ATGGATGCGGCGGCTACCGATGTACCGACGAATCTCGAATCCGTCGAAGTGACTTCAGCGGTTAAACAAAAGAGGGATGCAGAAGAGAGCAGAGACGTAGAGGGAGAGGGAGAATCTGCGCCTCCACCGTCAAAGAAACGGCGATTCGACGAGGAAGTTAACAGAGTAGCAGAGATTGTTCTCGTCTTATCTGCACTACGGAGGATCCGAGGAGGCAAACCCCCGACGGAATTGGAGCTTGAGCTAATGGTTGAAGCTAAATCGAAACTGGTAGACATGTGTCAAGAGTTTTCTCCAAAGGATATCATCGGTAGGGATGCTATCGGAGCTGTGATTGAAGATCTGGGTTTGAATGGTAAGCTCAAGGATCAGAGATTAGGGTTCCGAGCTCCTAAGTTAACCATCTCCGAGAAGCTATCTCTTGGCAAGAGAAAG ATGGAAGATGCGAAGAAGAACTCACTAGTTCCCACTACCTATACATCTCCAGCTCATTTAACTCCTG caAATTGTGTTTCTATGGGACATCAGTGGGTTAATAGCGAAATGAAGGTATCTGGTAGTGCTCTTAATGCAGGTGGAACCCATTTCGTTAAGGATGCATCAGGGATTAGACCACAGTTTAAGCCGGATGTGCATGCCAGTGCTTCACAGGGACCAG CAGTTCCTGGTGGAAATTATTATGGGAATGCTGCATCTTGGTCTGCCCAACCTCATCCCAGTTCCTCCACCATATCATTTGGAACTCCATCAGAGAGCAAAGTTCACGTTCCGAGCTCTTCAAGAGTCACAGATCCGAGCTTTATACCCTTCATGTCTCAACCTCAGCCAGGTGCATTCCCAGGCATGAAAGGAGTGACTTATGGTCAGACCTCTTCACCTTTTGGAAACAACCACCATGCTGAAATCGCTAAGATTATCCACAAGGTACTGCAACCGAGGGCTAAACAAAACCTCTTGTGGAATCCACCTTCAAGAGAGTATATGAGTAAAGCAATGACATGCCAGATGTGCCAAGGAACCATCAACAAAGTGGAGACGCTGCTGATTTGTGATGCCTGTGAAAAGGGATATCACTTGAAATGTCTACAAGCTAACAATATCAAAGGTGTTCCCAAATCTGAATGGCATTGCTCAAGATGTGTGCAGTTGTACAGTGGCAAGTCTTTTCCTCCTAAATATGGTCGCGTTATGAGAAGCGCCACTACAGCAAAAATGTCTTCTACGACAGCTGAAGTTCAGTCACCCAAGATGGTTGGTAAAATTAATCTAAAGGTTAATAAAGAGGCAACGCCACATTCTGAGACAGCAAAACCAACTGTAGATTCAGCTACGGATCGAACAGTTGAAGCTGAAGGTGCAGAAGCTGGAAGTCAAACAGTTAAAGCTGAAGATGCAGCAGCTATAAGTCAAACGGTTGAAGCTGAAGATGCATCTTTGAATGAAGGAGATGATACTAATGATGAATCACAAGGTTCTGTAGGAAATGAAGCTGAGTGCGATGATCCTTCAGAACAGGTACCTCACGCAGAGACTCCTAATCCTCCAAAACAAGATAACAAAGAAGATCCAAGCAAAGGTGTTACTGAAGGATCTGTTTCACCGAGTGGCCAAGATAAAGACCTGAAGATCACTGTAGAACCATCATCACAAGAGGAGAATTCAGCATCTCAGACAGAGAACTTACCATCCCAGCCTCCTCCTTTGCAGCCCAACACAGATCAATCCCAGCAAGAGAACAACACAACACCAAATGTTGAAGAGGCTTTACAGAAGAATGTCACAGAAAATCCAGAGGAAAACTGA
- the LOC106415979 gene encoding uncharacterized protein LOC106415979 isoform X2: MDAAATDVPTNLESVEVTSAVKQKRDAEESRDVEGEGESAPPPSKKRRFDEEVNRVAEIVLVLSALRRIRGGKPPTELELELMVEAKSKLVDMCQEFSPKDIIGRDAIGAVIEDLGLNGKLKDQRLGFRAPKLTISEKLSLGKRKMEDAKKNSLVPTTYTSPAHLTPANCVSMGHQWVNSEMKVSGSALNAGGTHFVKDASGIRPQFKPDVHASASQGPVPGGNYYGNAASWSAQPHPSSSTISFGTPSESKVHVPSSSRVTDPSFIPFMSQPQPGAFPGMKGVTYGQTSSPFGNNHHAEIAKIIHKVLQPRAKQNLLWNPPSREYMSKAMTCQMCQGTINKVETLLICDACEKGYHLKCLQANNIKGVPKSEWHCSRCVQLYSGKSFPPKYGRVMRSATTAKMSSTTAEVQSPKMVGKINLKVNKEATPHSETAKPTVDSATDRTVEAEGAEAGSQTVKAEDAAAISQTVEAEDASLNEGDDTNDESQGSVGNEAECDDPSEQVPHAETPNPPKQDNKEDPSKGVTEGSVSPSGQDKDLKITVEPSSQEENSASQTENLPSQPPPLQPNTDQSQQENNTTPNVEEALQKNVTENPEEN; encoded by the exons ATGGATGCGGCGGCTACCGATGTACCGACGAATCTCGAATCCGTCGAAGTGACTTCAGCGGTTAAACAAAAGAGGGATGCAGAAGAGAGCAGAGACGTAGAGGGAGAGGGAGAATCTGCGCCTCCACCGTCAAAGAAACGGCGATTCGACGAGGAAGTTAACAGAGTAGCAGAGATTGTTCTCGTCTTATCTGCACTACGGAGGATCCGAGGAGGCAAACCCCCGACGGAATTGGAGCTTGAGCTAATGGTTGAAGCTAAATCGAAACTGGTAGACATGTGTCAAGAGTTTTCTCCAAAGGATATCATCGGTAGGGATGCTATCGGAGCTGTGATTGAAGATCTGGGTTTGAATGGTAAGCTCAAGGATCAGAGATTAGGGTTCCGAGCTCCTAAGTTAACCATCTCCGAGAAGCTATCTCTTGGCAAGAGAAAG ATGGAAGATGCGAAGAAGAACTCACTAGTTCCCACTACCTATACATCTCCAGCTCATTTAACTCCTG caAATTGTGTTTCTATGGGACATCAGTGGGTTAATAGCGAAATGAAGGTATCTGGTAGTGCTCTTAATGCAGGTGGAACCCATTTCGTTAAGGATGCATCAGGGATTAGACCACAGTTTAAGCCGGATGTGCATGCCAGTGCTTCACAGGGACCAG TTCCTGGTGGAAATTATTATGGGAATGCTGCATCTTGGTCTGCCCAACCTCATCCCAGTTCCTCCACCATATCATTTGGAACTCCATCAGAGAGCAAAGTTCACGTTCCGAGCTCTTCAAGAGTCACAGATCCGAGCTTTATACCCTTCATGTCTCAACCTCAGCCAGGTGCATTCCCAGGCATGAAAGGAGTGACTTATGGTCAGACCTCTTCACCTTTTGGAAACAACCACCATGCTGAAATCGCTAAGATTATCCACAAGGTACTGCAACCGAGGGCTAAACAAAACCTCTTGTGGAATCCACCTTCAAGAGAGTATATGAGTAAAGCAATGACATGCCAGATGTGCCAAGGAACCATCAACAAAGTGGAGACGCTGCTGATTTGTGATGCCTGTGAAAAGGGATATCACTTGAAATGTCTACAAGCTAACAATATCAAAGGTGTTCCCAAATCTGAATGGCATTGCTCAAGATGTGTGCAGTTGTACAGTGGCAAGTCTTTTCCTCCTAAATATGGTCGCGTTATGAGAAGCGCCACTACAGCAAAAATGTCTTCTACGACAGCTGAAGTTCAGTCACCCAAGATGGTTGGTAAAATTAATCTAAAGGTTAATAAAGAGGCAACGCCACATTCTGAGACAGCAAAACCAACTGTAGATTCAGCTACGGATCGAACAGTTGAAGCTGAAGGTGCAGAAGCTGGAAGTCAAACAGTTAAAGCTGAAGATGCAGCAGCTATAAGTCAAACGGTTGAAGCTGAAGATGCATCTTTGAATGAAGGAGATGATACTAATGATGAATCACAAGGTTCTGTAGGAAATGAAGCTGAGTGCGATGATCCTTCAGAACAGGTACCTCACGCAGAGACTCCTAATCCTCCAAAACAAGATAACAAAGAAGATCCAAGCAAAGGTGTTACTGAAGGATCTGTTTCACCGAGTGGCCAAGATAAAGACCTGAAGATCACTGTAGAACCATCATCACAAGAGGAGAATTCAGCATCTCAGACAGAGAACTTACCATCCCAGCCTCCTCCTTTGCAGCCCAACACAGATCAATCCCAGCAAGAGAACAACACAACACCAAATGTTGAAGAGGCTTTACAGAAGAATGTCACAGAAAATCCAGAGGAAAACTGA
- the LOC125587181 gene encoding uncharacterized protein LOC125587181, which translates to MAMSNDGSSSGEDREAAEVTPASFHVTTTPLQPASIETIMVRLAQQDAAQKAAIDQIAVLTKILAPLAANVEASMAQYLRHLFNTERATGAAPTQTANQDVGDDDVAQTPVGLDAQTINELAAPKQSVLDINSKIHHVTTSAPQIERVLAESLRIPFTEKITKVRLRKMEKLRLPTFDGVSDPSAHVTSFNIAMRRANLSDEEKDAGFCQLFVETLEGIALNWFTGLQENSVDSFHDLSTAFLKNYIMFTRQEATAMDLWNLNHANGQSLRDFMEKFKSIVSKVDVPDHIAVESLMNILHIKSPFRADIYRHPTRSVPDAIARSNNFIRMEEDTRAKAAKEAAGKQTPARTNDARQEPRQHSTSGKPNQKKGYMNAIDDGEPSGSAAMAREKGWNHWDRDTSQPKSSSPEPANSNAVELSKWCSNHEVKSHDTKDCKVLYGHFLKSIESGKIEIESP; encoded by the coding sequence ATGGCGATGAGTAATGACGGCTCTTCCTCTGGAGAAGATCGTGAAGCCGCTGAAGTAACGCCGGCGTCTTTCCATGTGACTACGACACCACTCCAACCCGCTTCAATAGAAACTATCATGGTGCGCCTTGCGCAGCAAGATGCAGCCCAGAAAGCGGCGATCGACCAAATCGCAGTGCTCACAAAGATCTTAGCCCCCCTCGCTGCGAATGTGGAAGCTTCGATGGCGCAGTACCTAAGACATCTGTTTAACACAGAGAGAGCGACTGGCGCAGCACCAACGCAAACTGCCAACCAAGATGTCGGCGATGATGATGTGGCCCAAACCCCGGTGGGTCTTGATGCGCAGACGATAAACGAGCTTGCCGCGCCGAAACAGTCGGTGCTGGATATAAACTCCAAGATTCATCATGTCACCACGTCCGCCCCTCAGATCGAGCGAGTCCTAGCAGAATCTCTCCGGATACCGTTCACCGAAAAGATAACGAAGGTCCGCCTCCGAAAGATGGAAAAGCTCCGTCTTCCAACCTTCGACGGTGTATCCGACCCTTCTGCTCACGTCACATCCTTCAATATCGCGATGCGACGCGCGAACCTCTCTGATGAGGAAAAAGACGCCGGCTTTTGTCAACTTttcgtcgaaaccctagaaggtATCGCTCTTAACTGGTTCACCGGTCTTCAGGAGAACTCCGTTGATAGTTTTCACGACCTCTCGACGGCTTTCCTCAAAAATTACATCATGTTCACTCGACAAGAAGCCACCGCGATGGATCTTTGGAATCTCAACCACGCGAACGGGCAGAGCTTGAGAGATTTTATGGAGAAGTTCAAATCCATTGTCTCGAAAGTCGACGTACCAGATCATATAGCCGTGGAGTCGTTGATGAACATCCTCCACATTAAGTCACCATTTCGGGCTGATATTTACCGACACCCGACGAGATCAGTACCAGATGCCATCGCTCGATCCAATAACTTCATTCGAATGGAGGAGGATACTAGGGCCAAGGCGGCCAAAGAAGCTGCAGGGAAACAGACTCCCGCCCGGACGAACGACGCTCGTCAAGAACCGCGCCAACATTCCACAAGCGGCAAGCCTAACCAGAAGAAGGGCTACATGAATGCTATAGACGACGGCGAACCGTCGGGTTCCGCCGCAATGGCGCGAGAGAAGGGGTGGAATCATTGGGATCGAGATACCAGCCAGCCAAAGTCGAGCTCCCCCGAACCAGCAAACTCGAACGCCGTCGAGCTGAGTAAATGGTGTTCCAATCATGAGGTCAAATCACATGATACGAAGGATTGCAAAGTATTATACGGACACTTCCTCAAATCCATCGAAAGCGGGAAAATCGAGATTGAATCTCCGTAG